A genomic region of Kribbella sp. NBC_00382 contains the following coding sequences:
- a CDS encoding MDR family MFS transporter, with product MSATGTIAPPAMPNAGPSTGPNAGPTAGPPAGPPATAAGDPALTHREILEILAGLLAALFTAILSSTIVSNALPTIIADLEGSQTQYTWVITASLLAMTVSTPVWGKLSDLVSKKLLVQLAITLFVIGSVLAGMAHNVPFLIGARVLQGLAMGGLMALAQAIIGAAIPPRDRGRYSGYMGATMALATVSGPLIGGVIVDTSWLGWRWCFYVCVPLAVISLVVLQRYLHLPLVKRRVKIDYLGALLISGAASLPLIWVSFAGSHFAWWSWETGAYLGGAALLALLAVIVETKASEPLVPMGVVRERTTALAIVASLAVGVAMFGSAVFLGQYFQLARGYSATEAGLLTIPMMFGSFLGSVGAGQLITRFGKWKRYLVLGGLFLTAGLGVLGTIDHTSPYWYIGLGMLGMGIGMGMMMQNLVLAVQNTVDVSEVGAASASVTFFRSLGGAVGVSVLGAVLATRVKDLITANIQALGPDGAAAGRALQDGSGTSVLDVGSLPPQLGEIVRHAYGDATGRIFLIAACSAVVSLLAVLFIREVPLRRTVGMTGDADVVPAAPEVVPDDPAERAAVVALDVITSAERTAREREREASERVQAAATVIRQMRTDVADLFTRVDQQIADLESNLPVVVDPSNPAAALLNAQRPDDNLVDELRRYELSVLSASQRTADHLREAARTEADELLATAREEEDAIRHRIAELEAVEQRLLGTIRDGLSGTPTPPAAITNPHRGDPGHPAHASQSHSDHAVHSPHNHATNGYPVAHEPHPNPAAHDQDRQAFG from the coding sequence ATGTCTGCCACCGGGACCATCGCACCGCCGGCCATGCCGAATGCCGGGCCAAGTACCGGGCCGAATGCCGGGCCAACCGCCGGACCACCAGCCGGGCCGCCCGCAACCGCCGCTGGGGATCCGGCGCTGACGCATCGGGAGATCCTCGAGATCCTGGCCGGGCTGCTGGCCGCGTTGTTCACCGCGATCCTCAGCTCGACCATCGTCAGCAACGCGCTGCCGACGATCATCGCCGACCTCGAGGGGTCGCAGACGCAGTACACCTGGGTGATCACCGCCAGCCTGCTCGCGATGACCGTGTCGACGCCGGTCTGGGGCAAGCTGTCCGACCTGGTGAGCAAGAAGCTGCTCGTGCAGCTCGCGATCACGCTCTTCGTGATCGGCTCGGTGCTGGCCGGGATGGCGCACAACGTGCCGTTCCTGATCGGCGCCCGCGTGCTGCAGGGGCTCGCGATGGGCGGGCTGATGGCGTTGGCGCAGGCGATCATCGGCGCGGCGATCCCACCCCGCGACCGCGGCCGGTACTCCGGTTACATGGGCGCCACGATGGCGTTGGCGACCGTCAGCGGTCCGCTCATCGGCGGGGTCATCGTCGACACGTCCTGGCTGGGTTGGCGTTGGTGCTTCTACGTCTGCGTTCCGCTGGCCGTGATCAGCCTGGTCGTGTTGCAGCGCTACCTGCATCTGCCGCTGGTCAAGCGCCGGGTGAAGATCGACTACCTCGGCGCGCTGTTGATCAGCGGCGCGGCGAGCCTGCCGTTGATCTGGGTGTCGTTCGCTGGTTCGCACTTCGCTTGGTGGTCGTGGGAGACCGGCGCGTACCTCGGCGGTGCTGCTCTGCTCGCTCTGCTCGCGGTCATCGTCGAGACCAAGGCGAGTGAGCCGCTGGTGCCGATGGGCGTTGTGCGCGAGCGGACCACGGCACTGGCGATCGTGGCCAGCCTCGCGGTCGGCGTCGCGATGTTCGGCAGTGCTGTGTTCCTCGGCCAGTACTTCCAGTTGGCGCGCGGCTACAGCGCGACCGAGGCCGGGTTGCTGACGATCCCGATGATGTTCGGCTCGTTCCTCGGATCGGTCGGGGCCGGCCAGCTGATCACCCGATTCGGCAAGTGGAAGCGGTACCTCGTCCTCGGCGGGCTGTTCCTGACCGCGGGGCTCGGAGTGCTCGGCACCATCGACCACACCAGCCCGTACTGGTACATCGGCCTCGGCATGCTCGGCATGGGCATCGGGATGGGCATGATGATGCAGAACCTCGTACTCGCCGTACAGAACACCGTCGACGTCAGCGAGGTCGGCGCGGCGAGCGCATCGGTGACGTTCTTCCGCAGCCTCGGAGGTGCCGTCGGCGTCTCGGTGCTCGGCGCGGTACTGGCGACGCGGGTCAAGGACCTGATCACCGCCAACATCCAAGCCCTCGGCCCGGACGGAGCGGCAGCCGGACGGGCGTTGCAGGACGGCTCGGGCACGAGCGTCCTCGACGTCGGGTCGCTACCACCCCAACTGGGCGAGATCGTCAGGCACGCTTATGGCGATGCGACCGGCCGAATCTTCCTCATCGCGGCTTGCTCGGCTGTGGTCAGCCTGTTGGCAGTCCTGTTCATCCGCGAGGTCCCACTACGTCGCACGGTCGGAATGACGGGCGACGCGGACGTAGTACCGGCTGCTCCTGAGGTAGTACCGGATGATCCGGCGGAGCGGGCTGCTGTTGTTGCGCTTGATGTGATCACGTCGGCCGAGCGGACCGCGCGTGAGCGGGAGCGTGAGGCCAGCGAGCGGGTACAGGCGGCTGCGACGGTCATCCGGCAGATGCGTACGGATGTCGCCGATCTCTTCACCCGGGTCGACCAGCAGATCGCCGACCTCGAGTCGAACCTTCCGGTGGTCGTCGACCCATCCAACCCAGCTGCCGCACTCCTGAACGCCCAGCGTCCCGACGACAACCTGGTCGACGAACTCCGCCGGTACGAACTGAGCGTCCTCTCCGCCAGCCAACGCACCGCCGACCACCTTCGCGAGGCGGCCCGCACCGAAGCCGACGAGCTACTGGCCACCGCCCGCGAAGAAGAGGATGCAATCCGCCACCGAATCGCCGAACTGGAGGCAGTAGAACAACGCCTCCTGGGCACCATCCGAGACGGCCTCTCCGGCACCCCCACCCCACCCGCCGCCATCACCAACCCCCACCGCGGCGACCCCGGCCACCCCGCCCACGCATCTCAAAGCCACTCTGACCACGCGGTCCACTCACCCCACAACCACGCCACCAACGGCTACCCGGTAGCCCACGAGCCCCACCCCAACCCAGCCGCCCACGACCAGGACCGCCAAGCCTTCGGCTGA
- a CDS encoding SWIM zinc finger family protein, protein MLCGVGGSAAGGVVAGWDVEQVLALAPDAASAKAGQGLARGEKWSGSGGSERALWGLCQGSGKKPYQTVVDLGGPAFKCSCPSRKFPCKHALGLMLLSAGGQLAEGPEPEWASSWIEERANRAEKAAEKGEKKPGEVADPLAAQQRVVRRAERVSAGMAELQSWLDDQVRRGLGGFEQRGYSELSRLAARMVDAQAPGVAGAVRRAAAVVGRGHGWPGELLEELSLIHLIVSAHAHLTELPPSLADTVQSRIGWTVETARVLAEGEKVEDDWLVLGRVVEPDDHLTVRRLWLRGSSTGRLALILTFAAGGRQLDPLPARPGELVPAVLSYYPGALPMRALLTQTAPRLPAPRPGGLTAKQALASYVESLAADPWNERWPLVLADVRPTPNGDNWALVDANGDALEVLPGVDLWKLLAVSAGDPVTVAGEWNRAGFKPMTCWHGERPVILS, encoded by the coding sequence ATGCTCTGCGGGGTGGGTGGTTCAGCGGCTGGGGGTGTGGTGGCGGGCTGGGATGTGGAGCAGGTTTTGGCCTTGGCGCCTGATGCTGCGTCGGCCAAGGCTGGCCAGGGGCTGGCTCGTGGCGAGAAGTGGTCGGGGAGTGGGGGCTCCGAGCGGGCGCTGTGGGGGTTGTGTCAGGGGAGTGGGAAGAAGCCGTATCAGACCGTCGTCGATCTCGGTGGGCCTGCGTTCAAGTGTTCTTGTCCTAGCCGGAAGTTTCCGTGTAAGCACGCGCTGGGGTTGATGTTGCTGTCGGCCGGCGGGCAGCTCGCGGAGGGGCCTGAGCCGGAGTGGGCATCGAGCTGGATCGAGGAGCGGGCCAACAGGGCTGAGAAGGCGGCGGAGAAGGGCGAGAAGAAGCCGGGTGAGGTTGCGGATCCGTTGGCGGCTCAGCAGCGGGTGGTGCGGCGGGCTGAGCGGGTTTCGGCGGGGATGGCTGAGCTACAGAGCTGGCTCGACGACCAGGTACGCCGTGGTCTCGGCGGGTTCGAGCAACGCGGGTACTCCGAGCTGAGCCGCCTAGCCGCCCGCATGGTCGACGCGCAGGCGCCAGGAGTAGCAGGCGCCGTACGCCGAGCCGCCGCTGTCGTCGGTCGCGGCCACGGCTGGCCGGGCGAACTCCTGGAGGAGCTCTCCCTCATCCACCTCATCGTCTCCGCCCACGCCCACCTCACCGAGCTCCCACCCAGCCTCGCCGACACCGTGCAGTCCAGAATCGGCTGGACCGTCGAAACAGCCCGCGTGCTCGCAGAAGGCGAGAAGGTAGAGGACGACTGGCTGGTACTAGGCCGAGTGGTCGAGCCCGACGACCACCTGACCGTACGACGCCTGTGGCTGCGCGGCTCCAGCACTGGACGCCTGGCCCTGATCCTCACCTTCGCAGCCGGCGGCCGCCAGCTAGACCCACTCCCGGCCCGCCCCGGCGAGCTTGTCCCCGCAGTGCTCTCCTACTACCCCGGCGCCCTCCCCATGCGAGCCCTACTGACGCAAACGGCTCCCCGCCTCCCCGCCCCACGACCAGGCGGCCTCACCGCCAAGCAGGCACTCGCTTCGTACGTCGAATCGCTAGCAGCCGACCCATGGAACGAGCGCTGGCCGCTAGTACTCGCAGACGTCCGCCCAACCCCCAACGGCGACAACTGGGCGCTAGTGGACGCCAACGGTGACGCCCTCGAAGTCCTACCCGGCGTGGACCTCTGGAAGCTCCTAGCCGTCTCCGCAGGCGACCCAGTGACAGTCGCCGGCGAGTGGAATCGCGCAGGCTTCAAGCCGATGACCTGCTGGCACGGCGAGCGCCCGGTGATCCTGTCATGA
- a CDS encoding DUF5691 domain-containing protein: MRGWDGLVSSALLGTERRPPRFEELPPKIQEQLGEGGLLDAAALATLYKRAGRVPLEGLTPLPTTQGEDSPLPRPAAIRRLSAMLTGFQTTALGEWLRAADAKGWGVPPELLPALADYARNRAEYRPLVVKAAGRRASWLADLNPDWRFLHEAVVEGNDHWTHGNPTQRRSWLRALRKSDPAAALEALEEVWPAEPAAVRLDFLGLLAADLAGSNGAGGANAATDEAFLERALDDRSKEVRRAAAGLLQRIPGSQYGVRMAERVWSHLTVSQGVLAVDLPTRFTAAMEHDGIEPEPQEGFGKRAWWFSQILAAAPLATYELDYLKLPVEGCSPEVLQVAWAQATVREGNAEWARALLRANTRTGGRVAELLKVLPPEEWVPAIELLRTRVDIADLVGGLPVPWPTPLGNAVLDQLAKLGSDRRHARLASIAARAVPAEVLDHPITREPTGEEDTWRRRLVETLIFRREMYEELS, encoded by the coding sequence ATGAGGGGCTGGGACGGCCTGGTCAGCTCCGCACTGCTCGGTACCGAGCGCAGACCCCCACGCTTCGAGGAGCTCCCGCCGAAGATCCAGGAGCAACTAGGCGAAGGCGGCCTGCTCGACGCCGCCGCGCTGGCAACCCTCTACAAGCGAGCCGGCCGAGTACCGCTCGAAGGTCTAACCCCTTTGCCCACAACGCAAGGCGAGGACAGCCCTCTCCCGAGACCAGCTGCCATCCGGAGGCTCTCCGCGATGCTCACCGGCTTCCAGACCACGGCCCTGGGCGAGTGGCTGAGAGCAGCCGACGCCAAGGGTTGGGGCGTCCCGCCGGAGCTCCTTCCTGCGCTGGCCGACTATGCGCGCAACAGGGCGGAGTACCGGCCGTTGGTGGTGAAGGCAGCCGGGCGAAGGGCTAGCTGGCTGGCAGACCTCAACCCGGACTGGCGTTTCCTGCACGAAGCCGTTGTTGAGGGCAATGATCACTGGACCCACGGCAACCCGACCCAACGGCGCAGCTGGCTGCGGGCGCTGCGCAAGAGTGATCCGGCGGCAGCGCTGGAAGCGCTGGAAGAGGTCTGGCCTGCCGAGCCGGCCGCTGTCCGACTCGACTTCCTCGGGCTACTCGCGGCCGACCTGGCTGGCTCCAACGGTGCAGGCGGCGCCAATGCGGCGACCGACGAGGCGTTTCTGGAGCGGGCGCTGGACGATCGCTCGAAGGAGGTCCGGCGGGCGGCGGCGGGTCTGCTGCAACGCATCCCCGGTTCACAGTACGGCGTACGCATGGCAGAGCGGGTCTGGTCGCATCTCACCGTCAGTCAAGGCGTTCTCGCTGTCGACCTGCCGACCCGATTCACCGCAGCGATGGAACATGACGGCATCGAGCCCGAGCCGCAGGAGGGATTCGGCAAGCGGGCATGGTGGTTCAGCCAGATCCTCGCCGCCGCTCCACTCGCGACGTACGAGCTCGACTACCTCAAGCTGCCCGTCGAGGGGTGCTCGCCCGAGGTGCTCCAGGTCGCCTGGGCGCAAGCGACCGTCCGTGAAGGCAATGCCGAGTGGGCCCGTGCGCTTCTCAGAGCGAACACCCGAACAGGCGGCCGGGTCGCCGAGCTACTGAAGGTCCTGCCGCCCGAGGAATGGGTGCCGGCCATCGAACTACTACGCACCCGCGTCGACATCGCCGACCTCGTAGGCGGCCTGCCGGTGCCGTGGCCGACCCCACTGGGCAATGCAGTACTAGACCAGCTCGCCAAACTAGGCAGCGATCGCCGGCACGCGCGACTCGCGAGCATCGCGGCACGCGCAGTACCGGCCGAAGTGCTGGACCATCCGATCACCCGCGAGCCGACCGGTGAGGAAGACACCTGGCGCCGGCGCCTGGTCGAGACCCTGATTTTCCGTCGTGAGATGTACGAGGAGCTGTCATGA
- a CDS encoding ATP-binding protein, with protein MTVSPEVLRPHAEDEYAVELAALAAADDRTRPPSWKLSPAAVVTYLLGGKAGDVEITPKYVGPRRLVEVAVATLATDRALLLLGVPGTAKTWVSEHLAAAISGDSTLLVQGTAGTAEESIRYGWNYAQLIAQGPSEQALVPSPVFRAMADAKIARIEELTRMPSDVQDALITILSEKALPISELGTEVQARKGFNVIATANDRDKGVNELSSALRRRFNTVVLPLPDDAEDEVGIVSRRVAQLGSSLELPQQDDALEEIRRVVTVFRELRSGRTEDGRTAVKSPSGTLSTAEAISVVTGGLALAAHFGDGVLRSNDVAGGILGAVVKDPSADRVVWSEYLETVVRERDGWADFYRACRDISG; from the coding sequence ATGACAGTGAGCCCTGAGGTACTGCGCCCGCACGCCGAGGACGAGTACGCCGTGGAGCTGGCCGCGCTGGCAGCCGCCGACGACCGGACCCGCCCGCCGTCGTGGAAGCTCTCGCCGGCCGCGGTCGTCACCTATCTCCTGGGTGGCAAGGCGGGAGACGTCGAGATCACCCCCAAGTACGTCGGCCCGCGGCGACTCGTCGAGGTCGCCGTCGCCACGCTCGCGACGGACCGCGCGTTGCTGCTGCTCGGAGTACCGGGTACTGCGAAGACGTGGGTCAGTGAGCATCTGGCCGCGGCGATCAGTGGGGACTCGACGCTGCTCGTGCAGGGGACGGCGGGCACGGCCGAGGAGTCGATCCGGTACGGCTGGAACTACGCGCAATTGATTGCCCAAGGCCCCAGTGAGCAGGCGCTGGTGCCGAGCCCGGTGTTCCGCGCGATGGCCGACGCGAAGATCGCCCGGATCGAGGAGCTGACCCGGATGCCGTCCGATGTCCAGGACGCCCTCATCACGATCTTGTCCGAGAAGGCGCTGCCGATCTCCGAGCTGGGCACGGAAGTCCAGGCCCGCAAGGGATTCAACGTCATTGCCACCGCCAACGATCGCGACAAGGGCGTCAACGAACTGTCCAGCGCGCTCAGAAGAAGATTCAACACCGTCGTACTTCCGTTGCCCGACGATGCCGAGGACGAGGTCGGGATCGTCTCCCGCCGGGTCGCGCAGCTCGGCTCGTCGCTCGAGCTGCCGCAACAGGATGACGCGCTGGAGGAGATCCGCCGCGTGGTGACCGTGTTCCGCGAGTTGAGGTCCGGACGGACGGAAGACGGCCGTACCGCCGTCAAGTCGCCGTCGGGCACGCTCTCGACGGCCGAGGCGATCAGCGTTGTCACCGGTGGACTCGCGTTGGCTGCGCATTTCGGCGACGGCGTACTGCGGTCGAATGATGTTGCCGGCGGCATCCTCGGGGCCGTGGTGAAGGACCCGTCGGCGGACCGGGTGGTCTGGTCGGAGTACCTGGAGACGGTCGTCCGCGAGCGGGACGGCTGGGCTGACTTCTATCGGGCCTGCCGGGACATCTCCGGATGA